DNA from Helicobacter pylori:
TTTAACCATTGGCATGCTAAAATACGCCTAATATTTTTTAAAACCACCTAAAAACGCATGGAGAAATAAGGGTAATGGGCAAAATTGAATTGTTAGCCAAATTCACGCAAATCGCGCTCCCTAACAACCACCCTTTATTGAAAAAAGTTTTACACTACGCCAAAAAACATTTCAGCCAATGCCACATGCTCTCTTCATCGCTACTCATTTTAAACGACACGGAATGTTTTAAAAAAAACTACTTGCTCAACTGGGTTTATCATGCCCTTGAATGCGCGCATGAAAAAGACATTAGCCCGTATTCTTTAGAAGAGATTTTACAAAAAAGCCGCTTGCCCATACGCATCAAAATCATCAATCAAAACACGCTTTTAGAAAAGATAGAAGTGAAAGTTTTAACCTTTGGGGCAGAATACGCGCTCTTTATCACCAAACACCCTATCGCTAAGCGCTTTTTACGCCAGAAATTTAGCGGCTATGTGTTTTTAGAAACCCAAGATGAATTGCATATAAGAGGCGATTCAGAGCGTT
Protein-coding regions in this window:
- a CDS encoding J domain-containing protein — protein: MGKIELLAKFTQIALPNNHPLLKKVLHYAKKHFSQCHMLSSSLLILNDTECFKKNYLLNWVYHALECAHEKDISPYSLEEILQKSRLPIRIKIINQNTLLEKIEVKVLTFGAEYALFITKHPIAKRFLRQKFSGYVFLETQDELHIRGDSERFWELILTLNENRIVHNACLDFIYPNGFGKDSYTTMAERKLKECYKTLGFIKHENFSEVKKRYLELAKTYHPDLCDLKEKKALYAKRFAIIQEAYRHIKKHA